From Drosophila virilis strain 15010-1051.87 chromosome X, Dvir_AGI_RSII-ME, whole genome shotgun sequence, the proteins below share one genomic window:
- the LOC6631412 gene encoding rab-like protein 3: MNNRVRIVVVGDSGVGKTCLTHLIAHNESLIRPGWTVGCNIQVKIHEFKEGTARQCPYFIELFDIGGSLSHKNTRSVFYTGIHGVILVHDLTNGKSQEQLLDWLYEIVNKEGKDTYKCRSASLPPSPSPVYGTDAHIRFDLEEFLGSTQIPILVMGTKLDLIDEKRQPKTAVKKAGGIADKCGAEEIWLNCRDTRSLAAGTTDAVKLSRFFDCVIEKRESNGCSGAHMVGPNATDRRRAANSQPTSPDFPMYAGKTSADVNSFVPLLETSDLK, encoded by the exons ATGAATAATCGCGTGCGCATTGTCGTAGTTGGTGATTCGG GTGTGGGCAAAACCTGCTTAACGCATTTAATTGCACACAATGAGTCGTTGATACGACCGGGCTGGACAGTTGGCTGCAACATACAGGTCAAAATTCACGAGTTCAAGGAGGGCACCGCCCGTCAGTGCCCCTATTTTATTGAGTTGTTTGACATCGGTGGCTCACTCAGTCACAAAAATACGCGCAGCGTCTTCTACACTGGCATACACGGCGTTATATTGGTGCACGATCTGACGAATGGCAAATCGCAGGAGCAGCTGCTCGACTGGCTCTATGAGATTGTCAACAAAGAGGGCAAGGATACGTATAAATGTCGCAGTGCCTCGTTGCCGCCATCACCATCGCCCGTCTACGGCACAGATGCCCATATACGTTTCGATTTGGAGGAATTCTTAGGCTCCACACAAATACCAATACTGGTAATGGGCACCAAGCTAGATCTGATCGATGAGAAACGTCAACCTAAAACAGCTGTTAAGAAAGCTGGCGGTATAG CGGACAAATGCGGAGCCGAAGAAATTTGGCTCAACTGTCGGGACACACGCAGTTTGGCTGCCGGCACTACCGATGCGGTCAAGCTGTCACGCTTTTTCGACTGTGTCATCGAGAAGCGCGAAAGCAATGGTTGTTCTGGCGCGCATATGGTCGGCCCCAATGCCACCGACAGACGCCGAGCCGCTAACTCACAGCCCACCAGCCCAGATTTTCCGATGTATGCAGGCAAAACGTCAGCAGACGTCAACAGTTTTGTACCGCTGCTGGAAACTAGCGATCTTAAATAA
- the Rai1 gene encoding decapping and exoribonuclease protein Rai1, translated as MSYHGSKDKHTFHVDVRLHRFGGTFSGAFPEFSRPEPIGFYSVNEAREFQDNANNSCFLRLPHPSDMPLDLNAGIENVQRKGVDPDYHDIYQICQYIYNHQELLRTSSTGRLELPADFVTLRGILRQIMSTPYERNRDYRLVATRFNGTIYISKVETKEQRIEREQMTRNQLDLCSWGFKFEQYCTTQIPDTAPITNEPVNESKEFACIYRSKLNGLRLMYGAEMDCIKSNVYIDLKDPAQLRLAEFVELKTTAHNMTKKQQRSFDNYKSLNWWSQSFLVGIGTIIAGLRDNNGLVHEIKEYSVRELHRHKPWSAAAMATFLSDFLHELRSIMQRINDSHAIVMIDYSADRNKVYYSVVRDADVKPVLPDWYRRMMRGSAQS; from the exons ATGTCTTACCACGGCAGTAAAGACAAGCACACTTTTCACGTAGACGTGCGCCTGCATAGGTTCGGTGGAACCTTCTCTGGCGCTTTTCCAGAGTTCAGCCGTCCTGAGCCAATTGGCTTCTACAGCGTCAATGAGGCACGGGAGTTCCAGGACAACGCCAATAATTCGTGCTTCTTGCGCCTGCCGCACCCCAGCGATATGCCGCTGGATCTCAATGCTGGCATTGAGAATGTTCAACGCAAGGGCGTTGACCCTGATTACCATGATATTTACCAGATCTGCCAGTACATCTATAACCATCAGGAGCTCTTGCGTACCTCGTCTACTGGGCGTCTTGAGCTGCCTGCGGATTTCGTTACGTTACGCGGCATTCTGCGCCAGATAATGAGCACGCCATACGAAAGAAATCGCGACTATCGGCTTGTGGCAACGCGCTTCAACGGCACGATATACATATCCAAAGTCGAGACCAAGGAGCAGCGCATCGAACGCGAACAAATGACACGAAATCAACTGGACTTGTGCTCGTGGGGCTTCAAGTTCGAGCAGTACTGCACAACACAGATACCAGACACTGCCCCTATTACAAACGAGCCAGTTAATGAGTCCAAAGAGTTTGCCTGCATCTATCGGAGCAAACTAAATGGACTTCGCCTCATGTACGGCGCCGAGATGGACTGCATTAAGAGcaatgtttatat AGATTTGAAGGACCCTGCTCAGCTGCGTCTGGCCGAGTTTGTGGAGCTCAAGACTACCGCCCACAACATGACAAAGAAACAGCAGCGCAGCTTTGACAATTACAAGAGCCTCAACTGGTGGAGCCAATCGTTTTTGGTTGGCATCGGCACTATTATAGCGGGCTTGCGCGATAATAATGGGCTGGttcatgaaatcaaagaataTAGCGTGCGCGAACTACACCGCCACAAGCCTTGGAGCGCAGCTGCCATGGCCACATTCCTGTCAGACTTTCTGCACGAGCTTAGGTCAATAATGCAGCGCATTAACGACTCACACGCAATTGTCATGATTGACTATAGCGCAGATCGAAATAAGGTTTACTACTCTGTGGTGAGAGACGCGGATGTTAAGCCAGTATTACCCGACTGGTATCGGCGAATGATGCGCGGCAGCGCCCAATCCTAA
- the amx gene encoding TM2 domain-containing protein almondex, with amino-acid sequence MRQQRECIVVNMRSAIALIIIFVLTGIKNSETASGGNQMDLTDVKSDQRKDNSNAGINNNNDNEVFVPALGNMGSKSSAAGDNTNGNSTTNMLCPLDKEMPCERLQFPCIRCSYNFNCLYGRDINITCEAASNVQCQGERSFQRTMNCRYCYQTEMWQQSCEQHANCNSAADKYYRTNCTVHQDVLCLGSRSFTRNLRCNWTQGYRWSTALIISLTLGGFGADRFYLGHWQEGIGKLFSFGGLGVWTIIDVLLISMHYLGPADGSLYI; translated from the coding sequence ATGAGACAACAGCGAGAATGCATCGTTGTCAATATGCGTTCGGCAATAGCACTGATCATCATATTTGTGCTGACCGGCATCAAAAATAGCGAAACCGCCAGCGGAGGCAACCAAATGGATCTAACGGATGTTAAGAGTGATCAGCGCAAGGACAACAGCAATGCGGGCATCAATAATAACAACGACAATGAGGTATTTGTCCCTGCACTGGGCAATATGGGTAGCAAATCATCAGCAGCGGGTGACAACACCAACGGCAATAGCACCACAAATATGCTGTGCCCGCTGGACAAGGAGATGCCGTGCGAACGGCTGCAATTCCCATGCATACGCTGCAGCTATAATTTCAACTGCCTGTACGGCCGTGATATTAACATCACCTGCGAGGCGGCCAGCAATGTGCAGTGCCAGGGCGAGCGTTCGTTCCAGCGTACAATGAACTGTCGCTATTGCTACCAAACGGAGATGTGGCAGCAGAGCTGCGAGCAGCACGCCAATTGCAACTCTGCAGCGGATAAATACTATCGCACCAACTGCACTGTGCACCAGGATGTACTCTGCCTGGGCAGTCGTTCGTTTACTCGCAATTTACGCTGCAACTGGACGCAGGGCTATCGCTGGAGCACCGCGTTGATTATCAGCCTAACACTGGGTGGCTTTGGTGCCGACCGCTTCTATTTGGGCCACTGGCAGGAGGGCATTGGCAAACTGTTCAGTTTTGGTGGCCTCGGCGTCTGGACAATTATAGATGTTCTGCTCATATCCATGCATTATTTGGGCCCCGCTGATGGTTCGCTCTACATTTAA
- the Larp7 gene encoding la-related protein 7 yields the protein MAAKAVVSEKNDGQESDKPKSTDAEFNQPETAAAIIEVGTAPPPAKSDRGGGRKRKRHLFNAIRTQMEFYFGDANLSKDRFLRRYVEQDPYVPLDIFLTFNKIKTLTQDVQQISTSLSNSQMLELDETGLKVRRKTALPEHRDVNDKTLYVEALPSTATHDWLKEVFSRYGPVTYVSLPHYPGTRKIKEFAFIEFEKSSSVEKALKAFAQVQGVLSVEHTEPGDLASIRSFQQQQQLKANSGVDGQDGTTETNAGAKQTKKREGDKEGVQEAVITKRAKLEPPQEQSETSAAESTDADEDNTQPSDSENNNEDKEVSRKQKRRRKQKKKIVADKLKPNIEPSALELKILPKSSWCSLRNKYLNLQRRLISEAKSKLWRNSQAQHPSHKCTSMQLQLQAQQQQLVESKGSCNSGASSGHEETEPLSDAGDVAEVPVPPKRRKRNKNAGVHKMNMNFYGAGGNEADDTKPALKAEDAAQERSPLFKYEPGLIVECALHEPCVNVKDFKADMRQYTDIKYVDIKEGDQVAHLRMATPSAAEELARQLSCAEMQFKVLRGQPETQYWRKIEQDREAKLSKKVRVQQKRGREKVAKLLAKHIKFDDADDEVINDPASSISIPSDI from the exons ATGGCTGCTAAAGCAGTTGTCTCCGAAAAAAATGATGGACAAGAGTCCGACAAACCTAAATCTACTGATGCGGAATTTAATCAGCCAGAAACGGCTGCCGCCATCATAGAAGTCGGAACGGCTCCGCCGCCGGCAAAAAGTGATAGAGGTGGAGGACGTAAGCGTAAGCGCCACCTTTTTAATGCAATTCGAACTCAAATGGAGTTTTACTTTGGTGACGCGAATCTCAGCAAGGATCGCTTTCTGCGTCGCTATGTGGAGCAGGATCCAT ACGTCCCGCTAGACATATTTCTAACATTCAACAAAATCAAGACGCTCACACAAGATGTGCAGCAAATATCCACGTCGCTGTCTAATTCGCAGATGCTTGAATTGGACGAGACTGGTCTAAAAGTGCGTCGCAAGACTGCACTGCCAGAGCATAGGGACGTCAACGATAAGACCCTATACGTGGAGGCGCTGCCGTCGACTGCAACACACGACTGGCTCAAAGAGGTCTTCAGTCGGTATGGCCCGGTCACGTACGTGTCGCTGCCACATTACCCGGGCACGCGAAAGATTAAGGAATTTGCGTTCATCGAATTTGAGAAGAGCAGTTCCGTGGAGAAGGCACTTAAAGCATTTGCTCAGGTCCAGGGTGTTCTATCGGTGGAGCACACAGAACCTGGCGACTTGGCCAGCATACGATCGtttcagcagcaacaacagcttaaGGCAAACAGTGGCGTGGACGGGCAAGATGGTACAACAGAAACAAACGCTGGAGCCAAACAGACAAAAAAGCGCGAAGGCGATAAAGAGGGTGTCCAGGAGGCCGTGATAACCAAGCGGGCTAAACTTGAACCGCCGCAGGAGCAAAGTGAAACATCTGCCGCCGAGAGTACCGACGCAGATGAAGACAACACGCAGCCAAGTGACAGTGAAAATAACAATGAGGATAAGGAGGTTTCCAGAAAGCAAAAGCGTCGCCGAaagcaaaagaagaaaatcGTCGCAGACAAGCTCAAGCCGAACATTGAACCCAGCGCCTTGGAGCTAAAGATACTACCCAAGAGCAGCTGGTGCAGCCTGCGCAACAAGTACCTTAATCTGCAGCGTCGCCTAATCAGCGAGGCCAAGAGCAAGCTCTGGCGCAACTCTCAGGCTCAGCATCCTTCGCACAAGTGCACATCcatgcagctgcagttgcaggcgcagcaacagcaactggtcGAGTCAAAGGGCAGCTGTAACAGCGGCGCTAGCAGCGGTCATGAGGAAACTGAACCCCTCAGCGATGCCGGGGACGTGGCGGAAGTGCCAGTGCCACCCAAGCGTCGGAAACGCAACAAAAACGCTGGCGTACacaaaatgaatatgaatttCTACGGCGCTGGCGGCAACGAGGCGGACGATACCAAACCGGCATTGAAGGCGGAAGATGCGGCACAGGAGCGCTCGCCGCTCTTCAAATACGAGCCCGGTTTGATTGTAGAGTGCGCGCTCCACGAGCCCTGCGTTAACGTGAAAGACTTTAAGGCAGACATGCGGCAGTACACGGACATTAAGTACGTAGACATCAAAGAGGGCGATCAGGTGGCGCATCTGCGCATGGCCACGCCTAGTGCCGCCGAGGAGCTGGCACGTCAACTCAGCTGCGCCGAAATGCAGTTCAAAGTACTGCGCGGCCAGCCAGAGACTCAATACTGGCGTAAAATCGAACAGGATCGCGAGGCCAAACTCTCCAAAAAGGTACGTGTGCAACAGAAACGCGGGCGCGAAAAAGTTGCCAAGCTTTTGGCCAAGCACATTAAGTTTGACGATGCAGATGATGAGGTGATCAATGACCCGGCCTCCAGCATCAGCATCCCATCCGATATCTAA
- the mxc gene encoding serine-rich adhesin for platelets: protein MESIVLHSDIARLILGYFINNNLKRAALTLCRTSPHLHQEFVALRQGLQPHNFLNEGLEEIIREHVKITTMVATAVQKLPNDARQRLQQLKLSERVGELLRVEKSTFTSSKDSASMQNASSNKQRKRRRMDEEHANSVSPSPTKHAARKRRRLLDPHLYCSVGRSSRNVSDHTEEKDSLDSSTGTDFTSDHTDDALHFDEHGPKNNSTPRTSTSDGTERVMPMPQTMPALTNAIMTNGEFQAKLLTNINVALQSLTVHAPTAESVNSEAVLDGLVRNILEATEKDPSFDRIIQEVVSMEAQSEEPMSATLEAPVAAETEPAPPQTPLIIRAAVSAANSAAAVNANGEVNVVNGNNGNAIIQLNANNSIGTLIDPNFSISKLIVLNSNESAQKQQQPSSNLSFGSENLINYADGGSALSDADAVAGVAAVAGNQVCVDAINGQLTFPMFLSNEGLISHLPFLVNNEWLAQQLRSDAFANTDVSHIEIPLPEPITVTANQLPPNSIIINSAVKQPPTPVESPSVEPPAQLIAEQPKPATASTVLVERSASKVLNASAVPASLDSSRLVLERVTPSTSGIVNVKAFRSLSTPRKRTSHVRTLNFSPKGVTHSQSTPLSTRRLQQKQQTHSQQTQRRAELRTLKEKQSKEPEQQTDLQPEKPVIIKNIEILPNFGSSSCVPAAAVTASSLAAAVTTSAAAAALAASADVSGNESNGCVPPLFAMEESSNQTVIKAVAGSKQSKQTAKSATPVAAVAPSMVATPKRKQKRRTAAKAASKRIIPDAQAQDKGNAESGNKQQEAEKSASVSLDDSKENQTSLTEEAVVPAEKPKVSSEKEDLLAAWQRQMNSSSTDLEQRLREINAKRLDVFQNKVRRNRPVSRKKKTLAPATPLAPKQKKLRSPPLSTKKKKQKLKQQQMSSGEGDFIIKITTPQKASKKPKAVSQKLKESKKHNVSRESEKLKDEDEATKEIIKPEQEHVQPEQQQQQRELVQQQMQQPEPAPVKTETKDKPADRMSNIEALLETPFKVTLSEADDVPPTPGPALMPTLNTPYAKLLPSASFLFGSDTKSILDTPMLTAITPGMRLTTPFGHALSTPHSSGAKTDYSSGSSYYRPDEAEHTDTNAQCALQPTPTRDHVEQIVKQSTTCIELYAERVPVEPMVLRRVRSFGSEAVDSADAVALSGNAELQLLETPHYKLVGGLPDAVVDHSSSSSSGSSTSSSSSSSSSSGSCSHSSSNTSAGSAHTTQVNNAVMPVSTMKLLELENLSDISSTEDEEWAKAAAAAGSLNVPPLAIDSEPAQLVSQDGEVRYPLRNWLTPSKDAAATGAAAADADTSGEMAPPAPPAVVPAVKKTTLTPKTANEVSQQVKSIEQCMLNLAMVRERVKAKVKQLTAPKGRTKKPSKKLTAMRDTAKLTNPNPIHANKSPKKESQTEKPEKKATVSATTTESVKKESAPGKTVKAKPASSEPVKAISEPQEPSSSNLDPALLFALNLSAKKQQQQQPKTARATVQIAAKPAPSTSTGQRRGRPKKPPNTEPSRCSMRRSSRLIDNKTPAPEEPQPGSSEATKPAKASTSAKVTKKPAKKRAEARIETAAPTLATLAEAQTTQLSPEQLPPQSQSPAPVASGEYELDMCRSASHVANTFCFAFADSGSKPAHPVPRQPPAYFKNFQMRIMVDSEMHTVRITSPQLLHQALPSTEDNANATSIRNIPKKRIIRFTSGTSQDQAVAQAKPMAASTPLARNAQSEERDDNDSEVASINTPLKGNTSEEQQMEGHDAGVQIEDIESILSHLHGT from the exons ATGGAATCAATTGTGCTGCATTCTGACATCGCGCGTCTAATTTTGG GATATTTCATAAATAACAATCTAAAACGGGCGGCGTTAACACTGTGCCGCACATCGCCGCATCTACACCAGGAGTTTGTTGCTTTACGGCAGGGCCTGCAGCCGCACAACTTTCTCAATGAGGGCCTGGAAGAGATCATACGCGAACACGTCAAAATCACGACCATGG TGGCCACGGCGGTGCAGAAATTGCCAAACGACGCGCGCCAGCGCCTGCAGCAGCTCAAGCTGTCCGAGCGTGTAGGTGAGCTGCTAAGGGTGGAAAAGTCAACATTCACCAGCAGCAAAGACAGCGCCAGTATGCAAAATGCGAGCTCAAACAAGCAGCGCAAGAGACGACGCAT GGATGAGGAACACGCGAACTCGGTTTCACCATCGCCAACGAAACATGCTGCCCGCAAGCGTCGGCGTCTGCTGGATCCGCACTTGTACTGCAGTGTCGGACGGAGCTCTCGTAACGTCAGCGATCATACAGAGGAAAAAGATTCGCTGGACAGCAGCACTGGCACCGATTTCACTAGCGACCATACGGACGATGCGCTGCATTTTGATGAACATGGCCCCAAAAACAATTCTACCCCTCGTACGAGCACCAGTGACGGGACAGAACGAGTGATGCCAATGCCGCAGACTATGCCG GCATTAACGAACGCCATCATGACCAATGGCGAATTTCAGGCCAAGCTGCTGACCAATATCAATGTGGCGCTGCAGTCGCTGACGGTGCATGCCCCTACGGCAGAGTCGGTGAACTCGGAGGCGGTGCTAGACGGTCTGGTCAGGAATATACTGGAGGCAACCGAGAAAGATCCATCGTTTGATCGCATTATTCAGGAGGTGGTTAGCATGGAGGCGCAATCGGAGGAGCCCATGTCAGCAACACTTGAAGCGCCAGTAGCAGCAGAAACGGAGCCAGCACCACCACAGACGCCGCTTATAATTCGCGCAGCGGTCTCCGCCGCGAATTCGGCGGCGGCTGTTAACGCCAACGGAGAAGTTAATGTGGTGAATGGCAACAATGGCAATGCCATCATACAGCTCAATGCGAACAATTCAATTGGCACTCTAATTGATCCCAATTTCAGTATATCTAAGCTCATAGTGCTTAACTCGAACGAGAGCgcgcagaagcagcagcagccatcgTCTAATCTGAGCTTTGGCAGTGAGAATCTCATTAATTACGCCGACGGCGGTTCAGCTCTATCGGATGCTGATGCAGTTGCCGGTGTCGCAGCCGTTGCCGGCAATCAGGTGTGCGTGGATGCCATTAATGGCCAGCTAACATTTCCCATGTTTCTATCCAATGAGGGTCTGATCTCGCACTTGCCGTTTCTGGTGAACAACGAGTGGCtggcgcagcagctgcgctcTGATGCGTTTGCCAACACGGATGTCTCGCACATTGAAATACCGCTGCCGGAGCCAATTACAGTTACCGCCAATCAGCTGCCGCCCAATTCGATAATCATAAACAGCGCCGTGAAGCAGCCGCCGACGCCAGTGGAGTCGCCTTCGGTGGAGCCACCGGCTCAGCTTATTGCGGAGCAGCCAAAGCCAGCGACTGCGAGTACGGTGCTGGTCGAACGCTCTGCCAGCAAAGTGTTGAACGCCAGTGCTGTGCCTGCTTCGCTGGACTCATCGCGTCTGGTGCTGGAGCGCGTTACCCCCTCCACGTCGGGCATTGTGAATGTGAAGGCCTTTCGTAGTCTATCCACGCCCCGCAAGCGCACCTCACACGTGCGCACGCTCAATTTCTCGCCCAAGGGGGTAACACATAGCCAGAGCACGCCTCTATCCACCCGCCGTCtccaacaaaagcagcagacgCATTCACAGCAGACGCAACGGCGGGCGGAGCTAAGGACACTCAAAGAAAAACAGTCCAAAGAGCCGGAGCAACAAACAGACTTACAGCCGGAGAAGCCAGTGATTATAAAGAATATCGAGATTCTGCCAAATTTCGGCAGCAGTTCCTGCGttccagcagctgcagtcaCGGCTTCATCTTTAGCTGCTGCAgtaacaacatcagcagcagcggctgcattAGCCGCATCTGCCGATGTCAGCGGCAATGAGAGTAACGGCTGCGTGCCGCCACTCTTTGCCATGGAGGAGAGCAGCAATCAGACGGTGATCAAGGCAGTCGCTGGATCTAAGCAATCAAAACAGACGGCCAAGTCGGCTACCCCAGTGGCAGCTGTGGCGCCGTCTATGGTGGCGACGCCCAAGCGCAAGCAAAAGCGTCGAACAGCGGCCAAAGCAGCCTCCAAACGCATCATTCCGGATGCGCAAGCACAGGACAAGGGTAACGCTGAAAGCGGCAACAAGCAACAGGAAGCGGAGAAGAGTGCATCAGTCTCATTGGATGACAGCAAGGAGAATCAAACGTCGCTAACAGAGGAGGCAGTTGTGCCCGCAGAAAAGCCCAAGGTGAGCAGCGAGAAAGAGGATTTGCTGGCCGCCTGGCAGCGTCAGATGAATAGCTCCAGCACTGATTTGGAGCAGCGTTTACGTGAAATCAATGCCAAGCGCTTGGACGTGTTCCAGAACAAAGTGCGGCGCAATCGGCCTGTTTccaggaaaaagaaaacactGGCGCCAGCGACGCCTCTAgcgccaaaacaaaagaaactgAGGTCACCGCCGCTCAgcacgaagaagaagaaacaaaagctgaagcagcagcagatgagCAGCGGCGAGGGTGATTTTATTATAAAGATAACAACGCCgcaaaaagcatcaaaaaagccAAAGGCTGTCAGCCAGAAGCTGAAAGAGTCCAAGAAACACAATGTATCCAGGGAGTCGGAGAAGCTcaaggacgaggacgaggcaACTAAGGAAATTATAAAGCCTGAGCAGGAGCATGTGCAGccagaacagcagcagcagcagcgggagctGGTCCAGCAGCAGATGCAACAGCCTGAGCCAGCGCCCGTCAAGACGGAAACCAAAGATAAGCCAGCGGATCGCATGAGCAATATAGAAGCTCTTCTAGAGACGCCGTTCAAGGTGACGTTGTCGGAAGCGGACGATGTGCCGCCAACACCCGGGCCAGCACTAATGCCGACATTGAATACGCCCTACGCAAAATTGCTGCCATCAGCGTCGTTTCTGTTTGGCAGCGATACAAAGAGCATATTAGACACGCCCATGTTGACCGCAATTACGCCAGGCATGCGCCTGACCACACCCTTTGGCCATGCGCTGAGCACGCCACACAGCAGCGGGGCCAAAACGGACTACTCCTCTGGCAGTTCCTATTACCGTCCAGATGAGGCCGAACATACCGACACAAATGCGCAGTGCGCACTACAGCCAACGCCGACAAGGGATCACGTTGAGCAGATAGTCAAACAGAGCACCACCTGCATTGAGTTATACGCTGAGCGGGTGCCCGTCGAGCCCATGGTGTTGCGTCGCGTCCGCTCCTTCGGCAGCGAGGCAGTGGACAGCGCCGACGCTGTAGCCCTGTCTGGCAATGCGGAGCTGCAGTTGTTAGAGACGCCACACTATAAGCTGGTGGGCGGTCTGCCCGATGCGGTCGTGGATcactccagcagcagctccagtgGCAGCTCAACCTCCTCAAGCAGCTCCAGCTcatccagcagcggcagctgcagccatagcagcagcaacacatcCGCCGGATCAGCACACACCACTCAGGTGAACAACGCAGTGATGCCTGTGAGCACCATGAAGCTGTTGGAATTGGAAAATCTCTCTGATATCAGCAGCACCGAGGATGAGGAATGGgcaaaagcagctgctgccgctggctcACTTAATGTGCCACCCCTGGCAATTGATAGTGAGCCAGCGCAGCTAGTTAGCCAGGATGGTGAGGTGCGTTATCCGTTACGCAATTGGCTGACGCCCAGTAAAGATGCTGCTGCAActggcgctgccgctgcggaTGCGGACACCAGTGGGGAAATGGCCCCGCCTGCTCCGCCAGCTGTTGTGCCAGCCGTCAAGAAGACCACGCTGACTCCCAAGACCGCTAACGAGGTCAGCCAGCAAGTTAAATCCATCGAGCAGTGTATGTTGAATCTAGCCATGGTGCGTGAACGCGTCAAGGCGAAGGTTAAACAGCTGACGGCGCCAAAGGGGCGCACCAAGAAACCGAGCAAGAAGCTGACAGCCATGCGCGATACAGCCAAGCTGACGAATCCCAATCCAATCCATGCGAATAAATCGCCCAAAAAGGAATCACAAACAGAGAAGCCAGAGAAAAAAGCAACAGTTTCAGCGACAACAACTGAGTCAGTTAAGAAGGAATCAGCACCCGGTAAAACAGTCAAGGCCAAGCCAGCCTCCAGTGAACCAGTTAAAGCCATCTCGGAGCCGCAAGAGCCGTCCAGCAGCAATCTGGATCCTGCGCTGCTATTTGCACTGAATCTAAGCGCcaagaaacagcagcaacagcagccaaagaCTGCACGTGCCACAGTTCAAATCGCGGCTAAGCCGGCACCTTCCACAAGCACCGGCCAGCGACGTGGCCGACCCAAGAAGCCGCCCAATACGGAGCCGTCGCGCTGCAGCATGCGACGCTCCTCGCGTCTCATTGACAATAAGA CGCCCGCGCCTGAAGAGCCACAGCCGGGCAGCAGCGAGGCAACCAAACCAGCCAAGGCATCGACCAGTGCCAAGGTAACCAAGAAGCCGGCCAAGAAGCGTGCAGAGGCGCGCATAGAGACTGCAGCTCCTACATTGGCCACGCTGGCCGAGGCGCAAACAACGCAGCTATCGCCGGAACAGCTGCCGCCGCAGTCACAGTCGCCGGCCCCAGTTGCCAGCGGCGAGTACGAATTGGACATGTGCAGAAGCGCCAGTCATGTGGCCAACACATTCTGTTTCGCTTTTgccgacagcggcagcaagcCGGCCCATCCTGTGCCCCGCCAGCCACCCGCCTActttaaaaattttcaaatgcgCATCATGGTGGACAGCGAAATGCACACTGTGCGCATTACGAGTCCACAGCTGCTCCACCAGGCGCTGCCCAGCACAGAGGACAATGCGAATGCCACCAGCATACGCAACATACCCAAAAAGCGGATCATACGCTTCACCAGCGGCACCAGCCAGGACCAGGCAGTGGCCCAAGCAAAGCCCATGGCGGCATCAACGCCACTGGCCAGAAACGCACAGAGTGAAGAGCGCGATGATAACGATTCGGAAGTGGCCTCCAT CAATACACCGTTAAAGGGAAACACTAGCGAGGAGCAGCAAATGGAGGGGCACGATGCCGGCGTCCAGATCGAGGATATTGAATCGATACTCTCGCATTTGCATGGCACATGA
- the LOC6631407 gene encoding proteasome subunit alpha type-7-1B, giving the protein MSRFDESVNIYSPDGHLLQVEYAQEAVRKGSTVVGLRTKECVVLGVEKRAIDSLQIERTSRKIKKIDQHMAMTFAGLTADARVLVSRAQVEAQSHRLNFDRPASVEYITRYLARLKQTYTQSVARRPFGVSCLIGGFDEDGRPRLFQTDPSGIYYEWSANTTGRLGQTVNEYLEKNTAAISRAPDAASAMKHVVRALFTATSLDASFYELAVLRYRQPIEMVKPETLEYLLGVIKQEAVEEALKQRRRNAL; this is encoded by the exons ATGTCTCGCTTTGATGAatctgtaaatatatattcgccCGATGGGCATTTGTTGCAAGTGGAATACGCTCAAGAGGCGGTGCGCAAAGGTTCCACAGTG GTGGGACTTCGCACCAAGGAATGCGTTGTGCTGGGCGTGGAGAAGAGAGCCATTGATTCCCTACAGATCGAGCGTACGTCGCGTAAGATTAAGAAAATAGATCAACATATGGCAATGACATTTGCGGGTCTTACGGCCGATGCTCGCGTATTGGTGAGTCGCGCCCAGGTCGAGGCCCAGAGCCACCGCTTGAACTTTGATCGGCCCGCATCTGTGGAGTATATAACACG ATATCTGGCCAGACTGAAACAGACGTATACGCAGAGTGTGGCACGACGTCCGTTTGGCGTCTCCTGTCTGATAGGCGGCTTCGATGAAGATGGCAGGCCGCGTCTATTCCAGACCGATCCCTCGGGCATCTACTACGAATGGTCGGCCAATACGACGGGCCGCCTCGGGCAAACGGTGAACGAGTACCTGGAGAAGAACACAGCTGCCATTTCCAGGGCCCCAGACGCGGCCTCGGCCATGAAGCATGTGGTGCGTGCCTTGTTCACGGCCACATCGCTAGATGCCAGCTTCTATGAACTGGCTGTGCTCAGATACCGGCAGCCAATCGAGATGGTCAAACCGGAAACGTTGGAATATCTGCTGGGAGTCATTAAGCAGGAGGCCGTGGAGGAAGCGCTTAAGCAAAGGCGCCGTAACGCGCTTTGA